The following coding sequences are from one Lysinibacillus sp. FSL W8-0992 window:
- the mltG gene encoding endolytic transglycosylase MltG encodes MDNGSKKQEMFSKMQEKKTEVKIVRKIVAIIAITFVLVFGIIGLMGYNYVKSALKPVDPDATKTIAVEVPIGSSLSSISALLEKKGIIKDAKVFKYYAKFKNESQFQAGNYDLTQSMTLDELIESLKTGKVYREPVFTMTIPEGLTLDQIGKIVEKKTPYTQKEFMDLVTSEAFVQKMMANYPELITDAVLADNIRYDLEGYLYPATYSYFEEKPSLEAIAEEMIGAMNNVVKNYSEVLVEKQMSVHQLLTFASLLEEEATAQTDRETIASVFYNRIEEGMPLQTDPTVLYALGSHKDRVLYEDLEVENAYNTYKNKGLPPGPIAGAGKTSIEAALNPSKTDYFYFLADKEGVNHFSKTYDEHLQKVEKYLRQAE; translated from the coding sequence GTGGATAACGGTTCTAAAAAACAAGAAATGTTTTCAAAAATGCAGGAAAAAAAGACTGAGGTAAAAATTGTGAGAAAAATAGTAGCTATTATAGCCATTACATTTGTATTAGTATTTGGGATTATAGGTTTGATGGGTTACAACTACGTAAAAAGTGCTTTAAAACCTGTTGATCCAGATGCAACAAAAACAATTGCTGTTGAAGTACCAATTGGTTCAAGTTTAAGCTCGATTTCGGCTTTACTAGAGAAAAAGGGCATTATTAAAGATGCAAAAGTTTTTAAATACTATGCAAAATTTAAAAATGAATCCCAATTCCAAGCAGGAAATTATGATTTAACACAATCCATGACATTGGACGAGCTAATTGAGAGCTTAAAAACAGGGAAGGTATATCGTGAGCCTGTCTTTACGATGACGATTCCTGAAGGTTTAACACTTGATCAGATAGGTAAAATCGTTGAAAAGAAAACGCCTTACACACAAAAAGAGTTTATGGATTTAGTGACAAGCGAAGCATTTGTTCAAAAAATGATGGCCAACTATCCAGAGCTTATTACAGATGCGGTATTAGCAGACAATATTCGCTATGATTTAGAAGGTTATTTATACCCTGCAACATATTCATATTTTGAAGAGAAACCTTCGTTAGAAGCAATCGCTGAAGAAATGATTGGTGCTATGAATAATGTTGTGAAAAATTACAGTGAAGTTCTAGTAGAAAAACAAATGTCAGTACATCAACTACTAACTTTTGCCTCATTATTAGAGGAAGAAGCAACAGCACAAACAGATCGTGAAACAATTGCAAGTGTCTTCTATAATCGTATTGAGGAAGGCATGCCTCTACAAACTGACCCAACTGTTTTATATGCACTTGGCTCACATAAAGACCGCGTTTTATATGAAGATTTAGAAGTAGAAAATGCTTATAATACTTACAAAAATAAAGGGTTGCCGCCAGGTCCAATTGCAGGTGCTGGAAAAACTTCGATTGAAGCAGCGTTAAATCCGAGCAAAACAGATTATTTCTATTTCCTAGCAGATAAAGAAGGTGTCAACCACTTCTCAAAAACTTATGATGAGCATTTGCAAAAGGTAGAAAAATATTTACGTCAAGCAGAGTAG
- the sigK gene encoding RNA polymerase sporulation sigma factor SigK, producing the protein MSGIFTSMLQLWFEIPALFGYLKGQTFHKPFSKEEEAACIERFLGGDEQARLDLIERNMRLVAHVVKKFHPKHEQLDDYISIGTIGLMKAVESYTPDKKTRLATYAARCIENEILMHLRTQKKVQKDVSLFEPIGTDKDGNALQIRDLLQCDEESATEKLEHKEHVAQLYHYLHMLDERELEIVTLRYGLNQHDALTQKEIAARLSISRSYVSRIEKRALIKLYQFYKRDQKSIE; encoded by the coding sequence ATGAGCGGAATTTTTACTTCTATGTTGCAGTTATGGTTTGAAATTCCTGCGTTATTCGGTTATTTAAAAGGGCAAACATTCCATAAACCCTTTTCTAAAGAAGAGGAAGCTGCTTGTATTGAACGATTTTTAGGTGGAGATGAGCAAGCGCGTCTTGATTTAATCGAGCGCAATATGCGACTTGTTGCACATGTCGTAAAAAAATTCCATCCAAAGCACGAGCAACTTGATGACTATATTTCCATCGGTACAATCGGTCTAATGAAAGCCGTCGAAAGTTATACCCCTGATAAAAAGACGCGCCTTGCTACGTACGCAGCGCGCTGTATTGAAAATGAAATTTTAATGCACTTACGAACACAGAAAAAAGTACAAAAGGATGTATCCCTGTTTGAACCAATCGGTACAGACAAAGATGGGAACGCACTGCAAATTCGCGATCTACTACAATGCGATGAAGAAAGTGCGACAGAAAAATTAGAACATAAAGAGCATGTTGCTCAGTTGTATCATTATTTGCATATGCTTGATGAACGAGAGCTTGAAATTGTCACACTCCGCTATGGATTAAATCAACACGACGCACTTACCCAAAAAGAAATTGCTGCCCGCTTGAGCATTTCTCGTAGTTATGTATCTCGCATAGAAAAGCGAGCACTCATTAAACTCTATCAATTTTACAAAAGAGATCAAAAGTCTATTGAGTAA
- a CDS encoding peptidase U32 family protein — protein sequence MALALEQNDKIREVVNGKRVITKKPELLAPAGSLEKLKVAVHYGADAVFIGGREFGLRSNADNFSIDDMREGVDFANQYGAKIYVTTNIFAHNENMDGLEQYLKDIESAGVTGIIVADPLIIETCRTAAPKLEIHLSTQQSLSNWKAVQYWKEEGLHRVVLAREVGGEEMKLMKEKVDIEIEAFVHGAMCIAYSGRCVLSNHMTARDSNRGGCCQSCRWDYDLYELEDGEEKALFDDNHAPFAMSPKDLKLIEAIPHMIELGIDSLKVEGRMKSIHYVATVVSVYRKVIDAYCADPENFKIKREWLEELDKCANRDTAEAFFHDAPGHEEQMFGVHGRKTTYEFAGLILNHDPETKIVTMQQRNYFKPGDEVEFFGPEIENFSITMGEIWDEDGNSLDAARHPLQIVKFKCDTLLQPHNMMRKENN from the coding sequence ATGGCATTGGCATTAGAACAAAATGACAAAATTCGTGAAGTTGTTAACGGTAAGCGCGTCATTACAAAAAAACCTGAACTACTTGCCCCTGCAGGTAGCTTAGAAAAACTAAAAGTAGCTGTCCATTATGGTGCAGACGCAGTATTTATTGGTGGTCGTGAATTCGGTCTTCGTTCAAACGCAGATAATTTTTCTATCGATGATATGCGTGAAGGTGTAGATTTCGCTAATCAATACGGCGCAAAAATTTACGTAACAACAAATATTTTCGCTCATAACGAAAATATGGATGGTTTAGAGCAGTACTTGAAGGATATTGAATCTGCAGGAGTTACCGGCATTATTGTAGCGGACCCACTAATTATCGAAACATGTCGAACTGCTGCGCCGAAGCTTGAAATTCATCTTTCTACACAACAGTCACTATCCAATTGGAAAGCTGTGCAGTACTGGAAAGAAGAAGGCTTACATCGAGTAGTGTTAGCGCGTGAAGTTGGCGGCGAAGAGATGAAGCTAATGAAAGAAAAAGTCGACATCGAAATTGAAGCATTCGTTCATGGGGCGATGTGTATCGCATATTCGGGTCGTTGTGTACTATCAAATCATATGACAGCGCGAGACTCCAATCGTGGTGGTTGCTGCCAATCTTGTCGTTGGGACTATGACCTATACGAGCTAGAAGACGGTGAGGAAAAAGCACTTTTTGATGATAACCATGCACCATTTGCGATGAGTCCGAAAGATTTAAAGTTAATTGAAGCGATTCCGCATATGATTGAGCTTGGTATTGATTCATTAAAAGTAGAAGGTCGTATGAAGTCAATTCACTATGTGGCTACAGTTGTTTCTGTGTATCGTAAAGTGATTGATGCTTATTGTGCTGATCCAGAGAATTTTAAAATTAAACGTGAATGGCTAGAAGAATTAGATAAATGTGCAAACCGTGATACAGCTGAGGCATTTTTCCATGATGCACCAGGACACGAGGAGCAAATGTTTGGCGTTCATGGCCGTAAAACAACATACGAATTTGCAGGCCTTATTTTAAATCATGATCCAGAGACGAAAATCGTTACAATGCAACAACGTAACTATTTTAAACCCGGTGATGAAGTTGAATTTTTCGGTCCAGAAATCGAAAACTTCAGCATTACGATGGGAGAAATCTGGGATGAGGACGGCAATAGCTTAGATGCGGCACGTCATCCATTACAAATTGTTAAATTTAAATGTGATACGTTACTTCAACCGCATAACATGATGCGAAAGGAGAATAATTAA
- a CDS encoding YqeG family HAD IIIA-type phosphatase has product MYNFLLPDEFVTSIFEITPEKLQELGIKGIITDLDNTLVEWDRADATEELIIWLRIMKESGIRVIIASNNKEARVKHFADPLNIPYIHKAKKPLRNAFYSAVIQLGLRPNEVVMVGDQLLTDVMGANRLGLHTILVKPVAQSDGLVTKFNRFVERRVFNDLKRKGIITWEEKE; this is encoded by the coding sequence TTGTATAATTTTTTATTACCAGATGAATTTGTGACAAGCATTTTTGAAATTACACCAGAAAAGCTTCAAGAATTAGGCATTAAAGGGATTATTACAGATTTAGATAATACGCTTGTGGAATGGGACCGTGCAGATGCAACGGAAGAGCTTATTATTTGGCTACGTATTATGAAGGAATCGGGTATTCGCGTTATCATTGCGTCAAATAATAAAGAGGCGCGTGTAAAGCATTTTGCTGATCCGCTTAATATTCCGTATATTCATAAAGCAAAAAAGCCACTTCGAAATGCCTTTTATAGTGCCGTAATTCAATTAGGATTACGTCCAAATGAAGTAGTAATGGTAGGAGACCAACTACTAACAGATGTAATGGGTGCCAATCGTTTAGGACTGCATACTATTTTAGTAAAACCAGTTGCACAATCAGATGGACTCGTAACAAAATTTAATCGTTTCGTTGAGCGTCGTGTGTTCAATGATTTAAAACGAAAAGGAATAATTACTTGGGAGGAAAAAGAATGA
- a CDS encoding acyl-CoA dehydrogenase family protein: MSDIFIRNEREQHLVQYARKLAEQIEETAAVYDESGAFPFEHFKILEDAGYFRLTVPKKYGGDEISLYEMLLVQEQLAKGDGSTALAVGWHLLTFLNVREAKAWPEHVFAELSRKAVEEGSLLNIINSERGKGNISRGSMPGTTAKKVSGGYIISGEKAFASLAPILKQFTIIAYVEDENLTAEFLIQKNEQVEVVNTWDAMGMRATGSHDIIFHDTFVQDDALLYRHRPNEVNRFLADGRVYSLEIPAVYLGIAGAARDYVIEFAKNTYSYSLENTIAHASHVQQKIGEIEVLYQTARRTLYSIAAQVEQQPALKEQLAPDVSIAKYVICHHAIDIVTKAMQIVGGRSLSKSNKLQRLFRDVQCSRFNPPADDVVISQLAQGLLVEEKQGALQL, from the coding sequence ATGAGTGATATATTTATTCGAAATGAGCGAGAGCAACACCTTGTTCAATATGCGCGCAAACTTGCTGAACAAATTGAAGAAACGGCTGCTGTTTATGATGAAAGTGGTGCGTTTCCATTCGAACATTTTAAAATTTTAGAGGATGCAGGTTATTTCCGATTGACTGTACCTAAGAAATACGGTGGGGATGAAATCTCACTCTATGAAATGCTATTAGTGCAAGAACAGCTTGCTAAAGGAGATGGGTCAACTGCTTTAGCCGTTGGTTGGCATTTGTTAACCTTTTTAAATGTCCGAGAGGCAAAGGCGTGGCCTGAGCATGTATTTGCAGAATTGAGTCGTAAGGCAGTAGAGGAAGGATCGCTATTAAATATTATTAATAGTGAACGAGGAAAGGGCAATATTTCACGTGGTAGTATGCCAGGAACGACAGCTAAAAAGGTTTCGGGTGGGTATATTATTTCTGGTGAAAAGGCGTTTGCTTCATTAGCGCCAATTTTAAAGCAATTTACTATTATCGCATATGTAGAAGATGAAAATCTAACTGCTGAATTTCTCATTCAGAAAAATGAACAAGTAGAAGTTGTTAATACATGGGATGCTATGGGCATGCGTGCGACAGGCAGTCATGATATTATATTTCATGATACCTTTGTACAGGATGACGCATTATTATATCGTCATCGTCCGAATGAAGTAAATCGGTTTTTAGCAGATGGGCGGGTTTATTCGTTAGAAATTCCTGCTGTATATTTAGGGATTGCAGGAGCAGCTAGAGATTATGTAATCGAATTTGCGAAAAATACGTATTCCTATAGTTTGGAAAATACGATCGCCCATGCTAGTCATGTGCAACAAAAGATTGGGGAAATAGAGGTGTTGTATCAAACAGCACGCAGAACACTATATAGCATTGCTGCACAAGTAGAACAGCAACCGGCATTGAAGGAGCAACTAGCGCCTGATGTTAGTATAGCTAAGTATGTTATTTGCCATCATGCCATTGACATTGTGACAAAGGCGATGCAAATCGTTGGTGGTCGCAGTTTGTCGAAATCTAATAAATTGCAACGTCTATTCCGAGACGTCCAATGTAGCCGCTTTAATCCACCAGCTGATGATGTGGTCATTTCTCAGTTAGCACAAGGCTTGTTAGTAGAAGAAAAGCAAGGAGCCTTGCAATTATAA
- a CDS encoding peptidase U32 family protein translates to MKKPELLVTPQSVDHVKALLTAGADAFVIGEQQFGLRLAGEFSVSEVEEATKLIHEAGKKVYVAVNALFHNEKLDALGEYLKEMQRIGVDRLIYGDPAVIIVRREQGVTIPLHWNPETTATNWFTANYWGKRGATRAVLARELSLDEVLEIKENAEVEVEVQVHGMTCMFQSKRPLLGHYFLYQDKIMAIENRQENRNMFLHDDERNNKYPIYEDNNGTHIFSPNDMCIIDELGELFEAGIDAFKIEGVLHSPEYVVTVTEAYRQAIDTYFDESEDAYDDIKDDLLAKIEDIQPAIRPLDTGFIFKETVY, encoded by the coding sequence ATGAAAAAACCTGAATTGCTTGTCACACCGCAATCAGTGGACCATGTAAAAGCACTTTTAACAGCTGGAGCAGATGCTTTTGTCATTGGAGAACAACAATTTGGTCTTCGTCTTGCAGGAGAATTCTCTGTGAGCGAAGTTGAAGAAGCAACGAAGCTAATTCACGAAGCAGGCAAAAAGGTTTATGTTGCAGTGAATGCGCTATTTCATAACGAAAAACTAGATGCACTAGGTGAATACTTAAAAGAAATGCAACGTATAGGTGTAGATCGCTTAATTTACGGCGACCCTGCTGTTATTATTGTGCGTCGTGAGCAAGGTGTTACAATTCCGTTGCATTGGAATCCTGAAACAACAGCGACAAACTGGTTTACTGCAAATTATTGGGGTAAACGTGGTGCAACAAGAGCTGTTCTTGCACGTGAGCTTTCGCTAGATGAAGTACTAGAAATTAAGGAAAACGCGGAAGTAGAAGTTGAAGTGCAAGTGCACGGTATGACTTGTATGTTCCAATCAAAACGTCCTTTACTAGGTCATTATTTCCTTTATCAAGATAAAATAATGGCAATAGAAAATCGTCAGGAAAACCGTAATATGTTCCTACACGATGATGAACGTAACAATAAATATCCAATTTATGAGGATAACAACGGTACGCATATTTTTAGTCCAAACGATATGTGCATTATCGATGAGCTTGGCGAGTTATTTGAAGCAGGCATCGATGCATTTAAAATCGAAGGTGTTTTACACTCGCCAGAATATGTTGTCACAGTAACGGAAGCATATCGTCAAGCAATTGACACATATTTTGACGAATCTGAAGACGCATATGACGATATTAAGGATGATTTACTGGCTAAAATTGAAGATATCCAGCCTGCTATTCGACCACTCGATACTGGCTTTATCTTCAAAGAAACAGTGTACTAG
- a CDS encoding phosphatidylserine decarboxylase translates to MKEKLYQRLIELTNGKQSSQLLQTIAKAKWSKRIIPSYMKIYDINLKEVSKKQQQFSSLHDFFTRELLTDARPIDQSPFVYTSPVDAKVESFGRIEWDMTFLVKGKPYSLQDLLGNNDRAAQYADGHYIVFYLSPADYHRIHSPIDGTVLRQYTLGQTSFPVNQLGLTYGKKPISHNYRLVTELKVANDQQIAFIKVGATFVNSIVLTNTTVHWEKGEEVGYFSFGSTVVMLFEKDTITFTDNVVQGSPIRMGEAFANML, encoded by the coding sequence ATGAAAGAGAAACTTTACCAACGCTTAATAGAATTAACGAATGGCAAACAATCTTCCCAGCTTTTACAAACTATTGCTAAAGCGAAGTGGAGTAAGCGAATAATTCCAAGCTATATGAAAATATACGATATTAACCTTAAAGAAGTTTCAAAAAAACAACAACAATTTTCAAGTTTACATGATTTTTTTACAAGGGAACTTTTAACGGATGCACGACCAATCGATCAAAGTCCTTTCGTTTATACGAGTCCAGTAGATGCAAAAGTGGAATCATTTGGGCGCATTGAATGGGATATGACTTTCCTTGTGAAAGGCAAGCCTTATTCCTTACAGGATTTACTAGGTAATAATGATCGCGCTGCACAATATGCCGATGGACATTATATAGTATTTTATTTAAGTCCTGCTGATTATCATCGAATCCATAGCCCGATTGATGGTACTGTATTAAGACAATATACACTTGGACAAACGTCTTTCCCTGTCAATCAGCTTGGCCTCACGTATGGTAAAAAACCAATTTCTCATAACTATCGTCTTGTAACGGAGTTAAAAGTAGCAAATGACCAGCAGATAGCATTTATTAAAGTTGGTGCTACCTTTGTCAACTCCATTGTGCTGACAAATACAACAGTACATTGGGAAAAAGGTGAGGAAGTCGGTTATTTTTCATTTGGTTCGACAGTGGTCATGCTATTTGAAAAAGATACTATTACATTTACGGACAATGTTGTGCAAGGAAGTCCAATTCGCATGGGTGAAGCCTTTGCAAATATGCTATAA
- a CDS encoding O-methyltransferase: MELSDAYIQSFIQPRNELLLEMEAYAEENHVPIMQLAGIDALNQLLRIQNPSKILEIGTAIGYSAIRMADALPNVQIVTIERDEERVARARDYIARSSVSNRITVIEGDALEVDDEAIHTTFDAIFIDAAKGQYQRFFEKYAPLVKSGGVLYIDNMYMHGLSDLDLKDVPRRKRTMIRNLKNFTDWIMHHPEYTSAFLPVGDGLLLCLKR, encoded by the coding sequence ATGGAATTATCGGATGCATATATACAATCCTTTATTCAACCACGTAATGAGTTGCTTTTAGAAATGGAAGCATATGCGGAAGAAAATCATGTACCGATTATGCAACTAGCTGGGATAGATGCGCTTAATCAGTTACTTCGTATTCAAAATCCGTCAAAAATATTAGAAATTGGCACGGCAATTGGTTACTCAGCAATCCGTATGGCAGATGCTTTGCCAAATGTGCAAATTGTGACGATTGAACGCGATGAAGAGCGTGTAGCTCGAGCGAGAGATTATATTGCACGTTCATCTGTTTCAAACCGTATTACGGTAATTGAGGGAGATGCCTTAGAGGTAGACGATGAGGCAATTCATACAACTTTCGATGCAATTTTTATTGATGCAGCGAAGGGACAATATCAACGGTTTTTCGAGAAATATGCCCCACTTGTAAAATCAGGAGGAGTCTTGTATATCGATAATATGTATATGCACGGATTGTCGGATTTGGACTTAAAGGACGTGCCACGTCGCAAGCGGACAATGATTCGAAATTTAAAAAATTTCACTGATTGGATAATGCACCATCCTGAATATACAAGTGCATTTTTACCAGTCGGGGATGGCTTATTATTATGTTTGAAGAGGTGA
- the udk gene encoding uridine kinase encodes MAIKRPVVIGIAGGSCSGKTSVTRAIYDVFREHSVVVIEQDYYYKDQSHLTFEERLGTNYDHPLAFDNDLLIDHIKKLLKRQSIDKPVYDYVQHTRANEVIHVEPVDVIILEGILVLEDADLRSLMDIKLFVDTDSDLRIIRRILRDIKERGRTTDSVIEQYLSAVRPMHNMFIEPTKRYADIIIPEGGENGVAIDLMVTKIKTILETDNVL; translated from the coding sequence ATGGCAATCAAGCGTCCAGTTGTCATCGGAATCGCTGGTGGTTCATGCTCAGGTAAAACGAGTGTGACACGTGCTATTTATGATGTTTTCCGTGAGCATTCTGTTGTTGTAATTGAGCAAGACTATTACTACAAAGATCAAAGTCATTTAACATTTGAAGAACGTTTAGGAACGAATTATGACCATCCTCTAGCGTTTGATAATGATTTATTAATTGATCATATTAAAAAATTATTAAAGCGTCAGTCTATCGATAAGCCTGTATATGACTATGTACAGCATACACGTGCCAATGAAGTTATCCATGTTGAGCCAGTAGATGTTATTATCCTAGAAGGAATTTTAGTATTAGAGGATGCGGACTTACGTAGTTTAATGGACATAAAATTGTTTGTAGATACGGATTCAGATTTACGTATTATTCGTCGTATTCTCCGAGACATTAAAGAGCGTGGACGTACAACGGATTCCGTTATAGAGCAGTATTTATCTGCGGTGCGCCCAATGCATAATATGTTCATTGAACCAACTAAACGTTATGCTGATATTATTATTCCCGAAGGTGGGGAAAATGGAGTAGCAATTGATTTGATGGTAACGAAAATTAAAACTATTCTTGAAACTGACAACGTATTGTAA
- a CDS encoding YrrS family protein, which yields MSERKTRSSRHLQPSRNKKLDKMLNVLIGIVIILIVITATYVFKWQDDKQETVKEDPVQEQKNDEGEKEPQKEEDVSGKEEPSKDEEQPKEEEQQPEQNTAEETTSDDPIVDRVVTDKNWKATPTTQTGAHVSSYDDQSVDWAEKIATITAVTGITNDNMIVWRLQNNGGANKAIATVSTKDKSEKYRVSMEWIDNEGWLPVKLEQLNTLEGAY from the coding sequence ATGAGTGAACGAAAAACACGAAGCAGTCGTCATTTGCAGCCATCTCGCAATAAAAAGCTAGATAAAATGTTGAATGTTTTAATTGGTATTGTCATTATACTGATTGTTATAACGGCAACGTATGTGTTTAAATGGCAGGATGACAAACAAGAAACAGTTAAAGAGGACCCAGTTCAGGAGCAAAAGAACGATGAAGGTGAGAAAGAACCTCAGAAAGAGGAAGACGTCTCTGGGAAAGAAGAACCGTCTAAAGACGAAGAACAGCCTAAAGAGGAAGAACAACAGCCAGAACAAAATACGGCTGAGGAAACGACGTCAGACGATCCGATTGTTGACCGTGTTGTGACAGATAAAAACTGGAAAGCAACGCCTACAACGCAAACAGGAGCGCATGTATCATCGTATGATGATCAATCTGTCGATTGGGCAGAAAAAATCGCTACGATTACAGCTGTTACAGGTATTACAAATGATAATATGATTGTTTGGCGTCTACAAAATAATGGTGGTGCAAATAAAGCAATTGCAACAGTTTCTACGAAAGATAAGAGTGAAAAGTATCGTGTCAGTATGGAATGGATCGATAACGAAGGCTGGCTGCCAGTGAAGCTAGAACAGTTGAATACATTAGAAGGTGCCTATTGA
- the mtnN gene encoding 5'-methylthioadenosine/S-adenosylhomocysteine nucleosidase, giving the protein MKIAVIGAMEEEVELLRASLEDAKSTTIAGSEYTTGTYEGKEVVLLKSGIGKVNAAMSTTILLHEFKPDVVINTGSAGGYDEALEVGAVVISDEVRHHDVDVTIFGYEIGQMAGMPAAFQSDAKLMKVAEEAVKAVGEHQYGIGLICSGDAFMNDPVRVEAVRQHFPQMKAVEMEAAAVAQVCYQFGIPFVVIRALSDIAGKESNISFDEFLPVAAKHSTQIVLKAISSL; this is encoded by the coding sequence ATGAAAATCGCAGTTATCGGTGCAATGGAAGAGGAAGTAGAGCTGCTACGGGCTTCTTTGGAGGATGCTAAAAGTACAACAATTGCTGGCAGTGAGTATACAACAGGGACATATGAAGGAAAAGAAGTAGTATTATTAAAAAGCGGTATTGGTAAAGTCAATGCAGCAATGTCTACAACAATTTTATTGCATGAATTCAAGCCAGATGTAGTAATTAATACGGGTTCTGCTGGGGGCTACGATGAGGCACTTGAAGTAGGAGCAGTTGTTATTTCTGATGAAGTACGCCATCATGATGTCGATGTGACAATCTTCGGTTATGAAATTGGTCAAATGGCAGGAATGCCTGCTGCTTTCCAATCTGATGCAAAGCTCATGAAAGTAGCTGAAGAAGCTGTAAAAGCAGTAGGTGAACACCAATACGGTATTGGCCTAATTTGCTCAGGTGATGCTTTTATGAATGATCCTGTACGTGTAGAAGCAGTTCGTCAGCATTTTCCACAAATGAAAGCTGTTGAAATGGAAGCGGCAGCTGTTGCACAAGTGTGCTATCAATTCGGTATACCATTTGTTGTTATTCGTGCATTATCGGATATTGCTGGAAAAGAATCGAACATCAGCTTTGATGAGTTTCTACCAGTAGCCGCTAAACACTCTACACAAATTGTATTAAAGGCAATTTCGTCTCTATAA
- the greA gene encoding transcription elongation factor GreA, which yields MSNEKQYPMTAEGKRKLEEELVKLETETRKEIVERIKIARDFGDLSENAEYDSAKEEQAFLEGRISTLKSMIRNAVIISEDETDNSVVSLGKTVTFVEIINGKPSSDKESYTIVGSAEADPMEFRISNESPIAKGLLGKAEGEEVVVQTPGGEMKVKIISIK from the coding sequence TTGTCAAATGAAAAACAGTACCCAATGACAGCAGAGGGTAAACGAAAATTAGAAGAAGAATTAGTGAAATTAGAAACAGAAACACGTAAAGAAATCGTAGAGCGTATTAAAATCGCACGCGACTTCGGTGACCTTTCTGAAAACGCTGAGTACGATTCAGCTAAAGAAGAACAAGCCTTTTTAGAGGGCCGCATTTCTACATTAAAATCAATGATTCGTAACGCAGTAATTATTTCTGAAGACGAAACCGACAACAGTGTAGTTTCACTTGGGAAAACGGTTACATTCGTTGAAATTATTAACGGTAAACCATCTTCTGATAAAGAATCTTATACAATCGTAGGTTCAGCAGAGGCAGATCCAATGGAATTCAGAATCTCGAATGAATCACCAATTGCAAAAGGCTTACTTGGAAAAGCAGAAGGTGAAGAAGTAGTTGTACAAACACCTGGTGGCGAAATGAAAGTGAAAATTATTTCAATTAAATAA
- the pssA gene encoding CDP-diacylglycerol--serine O-phosphatidyltransferase yields the protein MKSHAANFITISNMSFGGAAIMATLHEYYSYSVLFIFIAALLDRYDGKVARALGQVSELGKQLDSMSDIISFGVAPALLMYEVVLVDFGFAGMMMTVLYIVCGAMRLARFNISEANGYFTGLPITAAGTLLTLTYFASNTFHPAFYLFLLPILALLMISTFTLKKV from the coding sequence ATGAAATCGCACGCAGCAAACTTCATAACAATTAGTAATATGTCCTTTGGTGGCGCGGCCATAATGGCCACTTTACATGAATATTATAGCTATAGTGTCTTGTTTATCTTTATTGCTGCTCTTCTCGATCGCTATGATGGGAAAGTGGCACGTGCACTCGGACAGGTATCCGAGTTAGGTAAGCAATTAGATTCTATGAGTGATATTATATCATTTGGTGTAGCCCCTGCATTATTAATGTATGAAGTTGTCCTAGTTGATTTTGGTTTCGCGGGCATGATGATGACCGTTCTTTATATCGTCTGCGGTGCGATGCGATTAGCTCGCTTCAACATTAGTGAAGCAAACGGTTATTTCACAGGACTACCGATTACAGCGGCTGGGACGCTATTAACATTAACGTATTTTGCATCTAATACGTTCCACCCAGCTTTTTATCTTTTCCTACTTCCCATTTTAGCTTTACTAATGATTAGTACATTCACGTTAAAAAAAGTGTAA